A single Spirochaetota bacterium DNA region contains:
- a CDS encoding DUF1573 domain-containing protein, with translation MPAGGEGRIEVGLTAAAKAEKMSKTVTVYTNDKSNPKLYLKVIATVTLQGQ, from the coding sequence ATCCCCGCCGGCGGCGAGGGCAGGATTGAGGTGGGACTCACCGCGGCGGCCAAGGCGGAAAAGATGTCCAAGACGGTGACGGTTTATACCAATGACAAGTCGAATCCCAAGCTGTATCTCAAGGTGATCGCCACCGTAACCCTGCAGGGACAATAG
- a CDS encoding DUF1573 domain-containing protein: MKIVAKISRACLFACIAVFLNAACDAPRIQFAEQEFDFGTVAPKAALTHVFTFRNTGAGTLTITKVSPG, encoded by the coding sequence ATGAAGATCGTTGCGAAAATTTCGCGCGCATGTCTCTTCGCCTGTATCGCAGTATTCCTGAATGCAGCATGCGACGCCCCCCGTATCCAGTTTGCCGAGCAGGAGTTCGATTTCGGGACCGTCGCTCCAAAGGCCGCGCTCACCCATGTCTTCACCTTTCGGAACACGGGGGCCGGCACGCTCACCATCACGAAGGTGAGCCCGGGTTGA